A window from Sinanaerobacter sp. ZZT-01 encodes these proteins:
- a CDS encoding IclR family transcriptional regulator yields the protein MKKVTAINKAIFILNEFTKKPYSYTAKELSEKLGFSKPTVHRILNELEEFRYIRRTYDGLYTIGYKAYQVGIIYANHTDIFLEIRRIIDEVARKTGEQVGYAVLEGTDVVSIYESQMQDSRIRYIAGAVYPINAGCYGKVLMAFSHSINELREIVPNLNLERVSPGAIMDPKVLLKEYEKIIAKGYADSIDEYLDGTVGLGVPVFFHDGSLHGCISLGAIKSKQFDENKENYIKDLLEASRSISLILI from the coding sequence ATGAAAAAAGTGACTGCTATTAATAAAGCAATCTTTATATTAAATGAATTTACTAAAAAACCATATTCCTACACAGCGAAAGAACTAAGTGAGAAATTAGGGTTCAGTAAGCCGACCGTACACCGCATATTAAATGAATTGGAGGAATTTCGATACATTCGGCGCACTTATGATGGCTTATACACAATTGGATACAAAGCTTATCAAGTAGGCATAATTTATGCGAATCACACAGATATTTTTTTAGAGATTCGAAGGATAATTGATGAAGTTGCCAGAAAAACGGGGGAACAGGTTGGCTATGCTGTATTGGAAGGAACGGATGTGGTGAGTATTTATGAATCACAAATGCAGGATTCTAGGATTCGCTATATTGCCGGTGCGGTTTATCCAATTAATGCAGGTTGCTACGGAAAAGTATTGATGGCGTTTTCACATTCAATTAATGAGTTGCGTGAGATTGTTCCTAATTTGAATTTAGAAAGAGTTTCGCCCGGAGCGATCATGGACCCGAAAGTGCTATTAAAGGAATATGAAAAGATAATCGCAAAAGGGTATGCTGACAGTATAGATGAATATTTAGATGGCACGGTTGGATTAGGGGTTCCTGTTTTTTTTCATGATGGTAGTCTTCATGGTTGTATCTCCTTGGGTGCGATCAAATCGAAACAGTTTGATGAAAATAAAGAAAATTATATAAAGGATTTATTAGAAGCATCACGAAGTATCAGCTTGATTTTGATATAG